Genomic DNA from Leucobacter triazinivorans:
CCGTGGTCGAGACCCCGACCGCGAGCAGTGCGAGCCCGCCGACCACCGCCGTCGCGACGACGATCGCCGTGGTCGCTGCGCTCTTCGAGTTCGATGCCGGCGTGGTCATGATGCGGTTCCCATCTGTGCGGTGTGGTCGGTGGCGCCCGCACCGGGCGCCGGGCGGCCCCCCGTGCTCTCGAGATGCGCGATGGCGGCGAGCACGCGCCGGTTGCCGCCCTCATCGGGCTCGAGCCCGAGCTTCTGGAAGATCGCCGTGATGTGCTTCTCGACGCTCGCCTCCGAGAGGAAGAGCAGTGCGGCGATGGCCTGATTGGAACGCCCCTCGGCGAGCGCGGCCAGCACGGTGCGCTCGCGATCCGTGAGCGCGCGCATGCGGTCGTCGCGCCCGCGCCTCGTGAGCAGCTGCGCGACCACCTCGGGGTCGAGCACGGTGGCGCCGGAGGCGATCCGCTCGATCGACTCGACGAACTCGCCGACGTCGGCCACGCGGTCCTTCAAGAGATACCCGAATGCGCCGCCCTGCGCCGCGATGAGCTCGCTCGCGTACCGCTCCTCGACGTACTGCGACAGCACCAGCAGTGCGAGCCCCGGTCGGCTGCGGCGCAGCTCCAGCGCCGCGCGGATCCCCTCGTCCGTGTAGGCGGGCGGCAGGCGGACATCGAGGATGCACAGGTCCGGATCGGTGCCCGCCACCCGTGCCAGCAGATCCTCGGCGTCGGGAAGCGCGGCGACCACTTCGTGCCCGCCGTGCTCGAGCAGTCGCACGAGCCCCTCGCGCAGCAGCACGGAATCCTCGCAGATCAGGATGCGCACGGCACACTCACCTCCAGCGCAGTCGGACCGCCCTGCGGGCTGTCGAGTCGAGTGGATCCGCCGGCGGCGAGCACCCGGTTCATGACGCCGTCGAGGCCCCCGCCGGGCGAGACGCTGGCCCCGCCGATCCCGTTGTCCTCGACCCGCGCCCAGAGCATCCCGTCGTCGCGCACGCGCACCACCACGCGG
This window encodes:
- a CDS encoding response regulator transcription factor, encoding MRILICEDSVLLREGLVRLLEHGGHEVVAALPDAEDLLARVAGTDPDLCILDVRLPPAYTDEGIRAALELRRSRPGLALLVLSQYVEERYASELIAAQGGAFGYLLKDRVADVGEFVESIERIASGATVLDPEVVAQLLTRRGRDDRMRALTDRERTVLAALAEGRSNQAIAALLFLSEASVEKHITAIFQKLGLEPDEGGNRRVLAAIAHLESTGGRPAPGAGATDHTAQMGTAS